Proteins encoded in a region of the Zunongwangia endophytica genome:
- a CDS encoding IS3 family transposase, translated as MIKCFGISKQAFYKQLRSQKTRQVQQQLIIRLIKDYRSKYGMRTGGIKLYKELKDDMNRLGIKIGRDKFYRVMRMNNLLVPKLKRSHITTDSKHRFFKYKNLIKNKVPSRPEQLWVSDITYIKTQSGHSYLALVTDAYSKQIMGYKLASHMKTSLCIDALKMALKNRKYKNQKLIHHSDRGIQYCNPLYTGFAEQEGILMSMTEKYDPYENAIAERINRTLKYEYDLKRTIKNTKLAKKMVKRAVEIYNNKRPHFSLKLNTPNFVHLNKNVDYHSYKRNKQNLEVLTI; from the coding sequence CAGACAAGTTCAGCAACAGCTGATCATTCGGCTTATAAAAGACTACCGAAGTAAGTATGGAATGCGTACCGGTGGGATTAAACTCTATAAAGAATTAAAGGATGATATGAACCGACTCGGTATCAAAATAGGAAGAGATAAATTCTATCGAGTAATGCGAATGAATAACCTACTCGTTCCTAAATTAAAGCGATCCCATATTACAACCGATTCAAAACATCGATTCTTTAAATACAAAAACTTGATAAAGAATAAAGTACCTAGTAGACCTGAACAACTTTGGGTAAGCGATATCACCTATATCAAAACACAGAGTGGCCATAGTTACCTGGCTCTGGTCACAGACGCCTATTCAAAGCAAATTATGGGGTATAAACTAGCAAGCCATATGAAAACCTCTCTTTGTATAGATGCACTTAAAATGGCGCTTAAAAATAGAAAATACAAAAATCAGAAACTCATCCATCATTCCGATCGAGGAATTCAGTATTGTAATCCACTATATACCGGCTTCGCTGAGCAAGAAGGAATACTTATGAGTATGACCGAAAAGTATGATCCTTATGAAAATGCGATAGCAGAACGCATTAACAGAACACTCAAATATGAATACGATTTAAAACGTACCATAAAAAACACTAAATTAGCCAAGAAGATGGTCAAACGAGCCGTGGAAATTTATAACAATAAGCGACCACATTTTAGTCTCAAATTGAACACCCCTAACTTTGTTCATTTGAACAAAAATGTAGACTATCATTCCTACAAAAGGAACAAACAGAATTTAGAAGTATTGACCATTTAA